In Ctenopharyngodon idella isolate HZGC_01 chromosome 20, HZGC01, whole genome shotgun sequence, the following proteins share a genomic window:
- the si:dkey-126h10.1 gene encoding vesicular inhibitory amino acid transporter: MSHFQLSQVKTHAEALWMKRFHAAAEENRGLVVRDELAQTYGDSQASSPEDPVRSDRSREDGAPGTRPRITTWEAGWNVTSAIQGMFVLGLPYALLRSGYVGLLLLVSAALICSYTGKILVSCLYEEDETGHSVRVRHTYEDVANACCRRICPYIGGKVVNATQVVELVMTCILYLIVSSNLMCHSLFFLPLTPATCSTITFLILVPCMLIRDLRVVSRLSLFCSLAQFLITFIVIGYCLRQSPQWASRRLSAVKVDFDGFQVAVGVIIFSYTSQIYLPTLEESMTDRLDFDSMMNWTHALACVLKTAFSVTAFLTWGEDTKEVITDNLPTALRVVVNLCLLAKALLSYPLPFYAAAEILQTGVLKLDSSADGAERWTLLLRGSLLLLTLIMALYVPHFSLLMGLTGSVTGAAMTLLLPALFHLQLKWTELDMSRRLADLLILLLGCFCSVSGVICSIKGMVTAFEDK; this comes from the exons ATGTCACATTTTCAGCTTTCTCAGGTGAAGACTCATGCGGAGGCTCTCTGGATGAAGCGCTTCCATGCGGCTGCTGAGGAGAACCGAGGTCTGGTGGTGAGGGATGAGCTGGCTCAGACGTATGGAGACTCTCAGGCTTCCAGTCCAGAAGACCCGGTCCGCTCGGACCGATCCCGTGAGGACGGCGCTCCCGGCACACGGCCCAGAATCACTACTTGGGAAGCGGGATGGAATGTCACCAGTGCCATACag GGTATGTTTGTGCTGGGTCTGCCCTACGCCCTTCTGCGGAGCGGGTACGTGGgtctgctgctgctggtgtCAGCCGCGCTCATCTGCAGCTACACCGGAAAGATCCTGGTGTCCTGCCTGTACGAAGAGGACGAGACAGGCCACTCGGTCCGCGTCAGACACACCTACGAGGACGTCGCTAACGCCTGCTGCAGACGCATCTGCCCTTACATCGGGGGCAAGGTTGTGAACGCCACACAGGTAGTGGAACTGGTGATGACCTGCATCCTATACTTGATTGTCAGCAGCAACCTGATGTGTCACAGCCTGTTCTTCCTGCCTCTGACCCCGGCGACCTGCTCCACCATCACCTTCCTCATCCTGGTGCCCTGCATGCTGATCCGTGACCTGAGAGTGGTGTCGCGCCTGAGCCTCTTCTGCTCACTGGCTCAGTTCCTCATCACCTTCATCGTGATTGGCTACTGTCTCCGTCAGTCGCCGCAGTGGGCCAGTAGGAGACTGAGTGCCGTGAAGGTGGACTTTGATGGCTTCCAGGTTGCGGTGGGGGTGATTATCTTTAGCTACACATCACAGATCTATCTGCCCACGTTGGAGGAGAGCATGACAGACAGGTTGGACTTCGACAGCATGATGAACTGGACTCACGCTCTGGCCTGTGTGCTGAAGACAGCGTTCTCCGTGACGGCCTTCCTCACGTGGGGAGAGGACACCAAAGAG gtgATAACAGATAACCTGCCCACAGCGTTGCGTGTCGTGGTGAACCTGTGTCTGTTGGCGAAGGCTCTGCTCTCGTACCCTCTGCCGTTCTACGCCGCGGCAGAGATCCTGCAGACCGGCGTCCTGAAGCTGGACTCATCCGCAGACGGGGCGGAGCGGTGGACGCTGCTCCTGCGCGgctctctcctcctcctcaccCTCATCATGGCGCTGTACGTGCCTCATTTCTCTCTCCTCATGGGCCTGACGGGCAGCGTGACCGGGGCAGCCATGACGCTCCTGCTCCCGGCGCTTTTCCACCTGCAGCTGAAATGGACTGAGCTGGACATGAGCCGGAGGCTGGCGGACCTGCTGATTTTACTGCTGGGCTGTTTCTGCAGCGTCTCTGGGGTTATATGCTCCATCAAAGGAATGGTGACAGCCTTCGAGGACAAATAG